Genomic window (Psilocybe cubensis strain MGC-MH-2018 chromosome 1, whole genome shotgun sequence):
CCATCTCTTAAAAATTGTCAACTGGGTTGAAGCTGGGACTACttctcctcatccaactcCATCGCCCTCTCATCAGCTTCAACCAAGCACATCCCACTTTTCGGTGGCAGCTACTAAGGATTTGCAAAATTCTCAAGGTCATTCAATTTCTGCTTCTACCACAACCACTCCTACTCGCACAGTAACTATGGCTAGTGGATCTATTACTTTTTCATCATCCGAtgttccaccaccacccgctgTTTCATTTGCTTCTGATATTCCTGGATTGAATCGCATGTGGGACGATACAAGCATTTATTGGGATGGATATTCTGTGCTTACAATTAAGGGAACGGCCATTCCTATTGTATACTGGAAGGAGATATACACCTCTAAGGGTAGTGTTGAATGGAAGCCGAAGCAGTGGGAGTCACTCAAAGGGAAATTTTTTGATTGGAAGGTAACTGGCTAATGTTCATTCTTGAATCTTGATGAATATGTTTTGACCGCTTTTTGCTCAGATTCTTGTCCATCAATGGCGACAAGGATCTCCCGAAGATTTCTGGGCTAAATTCACCAAAGACGGCAAGATACTGGGCTATCGTCAAATTCTTGATCAACTCGCTGAACAAAGAACTGCTCATGATGCACTTTTTGCACAACAGATTATGCACGAGTATGGTAATCAATTTTCATCTATTTTTTCTTATGTTAAGAATGGGACAAGACATGTCAAGACAAAACCTTGTCATATTATTAAGCAGTACCGTAGGATGAAGGGTCTCATTAACGAAGACGACAATGATGAGGATAATTAGTTGATTATGTTTTTGCTCCAATATCTTACATCAATTATATATAATTTTACTATGCACAGTGACATGTTCGTCCACACATAAAGCACTTGACTGCAGGTGGTTTATCAGAATTAAAAAAGTCTTCTCGACGCTGTGTTGGGTTATCATTCCAAGATATTAGATATCTCACAATAGTGAGATTAGAAAATTCAGTACTCCATCCACCCCATTCACAAATAGTGCGAATAGACCAACGTCTTTCTGATGAAAGGTATTGGCAACCACCACGACGGAAAGAGTGTGTTCCATATGGTATTGGATCAACGCCAATATCAAGAAGATTGTTTCGGAACAGCTCAAGAAATTGCTCTGATGTCTATTTGAATGAGAAATAAGTAGAAGCATTTGTATAAATAGCATACCATGGGTATGTTATCAGCCGATGGCCTATCCCCAGATGCAATCTTTCGAAAAATGTAGCCATCGGTAATCTCGCTTGCATCAAGCCAATTTGCCATTGCACGAACAGGACAAAGATGAGCCTCATTTTCTGCTAGTAACCGCAGATAAAATGGCTTAATTCCTAAAGAAATATATATTAGAATAGACTTCAAATAGTTTAAAAAAGTTTTACCGCCATGCTGATGTGTTTTGCGAAATGGTAGTGTAAGAACCAGTCCAGGTGGATTCATCTGATAAACAATATGTTCACGTCGGATTTTCAATACCTCATCTGATCGGAGTAGACAGAGAAAAGCAATTGTATAAATTGCCTCAAGAGCGCGTCGGGCtaatcctcctccccaatgGTTGCTATCTTGTTCTTTTCTAGACCCTGGAGCATAGGGTTTGATATCATAGTTTTCGGATTTATGATTTTCATCATAAAGAGCTTTTAGAGTAGCTGAGGTGATTGCGCGTGCACTTGTTGGTGTTTCACCATTTCGAATCTAAAAAGGAGATATATAGTCAAAACTACAGCCAATCAAGCAATTTGAGTGCAACTTGAACATTACCTTCCGAGCACGCAAACTCATCATGTATGTTGCTACGGTGTCGGATACTGATGGATTTCCTATCATTTTACCCGTAAGCTCATTTCTTCTCCACCTATCTGAGCCTAAACCAAGTTCACGTCCAAAAAGATATGTCATAGACGCTCTCATCTTTTGGCCATGTACATAGGAATCACGGACAACATGTGTTGGCTTTAAAGTTCCATCAAGATAAATATCATCGCATCTAGAAAATACGGtagtttgaaaaaaattccaatagAGAAAATCAATAAGCTTACTTGTCCATAATCCATGCCGCAATGAAAAAAGGTGCATCGTCGGGTGGATTGCAACAAGCAAAATCTTCACGTTTTTTAATCATGTTCTTGCTAATCAGAAACTTGATACATTGCTTGATAAGACTAGaataaaaacaaaataagCGCACTATTTAGAAATGAAGACAGGATAGTATTACCGCTGATAATCAGCATCAGTTTTGTCTGTGACTCCTTTAGATGCACCAGTAATTGTATCTCGCCACTTGGAAGCTGTTGGATTGTGGCTATCTAAATCTTCACTAGAAAGATCATGAAGTGACAGATTGGGCAGAGTCTCTGTTTCACCGTCGAGATCGTTTTCAACGTCTTCTGGTATAAATGGTTCATTTTCAATAGTAGGAGAAGGACTGCCAGATATAATGGAGTTTAGACCGGCATAGATTGAGTTTGAGGGCACCACCATTGAGGAAAGCATAGTAGGGATTAGATTTAAGAAATTGTAGCGGAAAGGAGTACACTGATTAGAATATATACTTTTGTAAAGCTTACTGCGGACAAAACAGATAGGAGTAGTAGACTCATTTGAAACACATTGTAAGAAGGCAATTTACAGCAAGGAGGCGATCTAGTGGCATTATGGTGAAGACACGCTCAAACAcgtaaaaaaacaaatataAGCCATACCTAATTCTAAATACCCTCCATCATATTACTTGGAATCCATGCACGTAGCTTTGGAAGACAATTTTGAATCCAAGAATCGACACTTGATTGATCAAATCGAGGATTTTCTTGAGCCGCTCGAAGCCTATTAATGCCATCTTGAATAATGTCTTTTGGAAAATCAATCTTGACACGTAATTCCGGAGAGCGCTTGCTAGATTGTCGCTTCCCAACAATTTGGCCAAAAAACATGTGGCCATAATAATGAAAGCCAATATCCCGAGCTCGAGCAATTTGCATTGCCGACCTAAGTGCAATTCCAGGAAGAATGCTGTTAGACAGGTGGCGTAACATAACCACAGCATCTGTACCCCATACGAAATGATCTTCGGCAAATAGCATCATGGCTGGAAGAGATAGTTGACGAGAAAAAAGAACTGGAATGAGATCATCGGATACAACAGGATGGAGATAATAGCTTAGTATATCGGAAGAGGGAAAGTCTGCCGGAAGATTGTGGGCCAAAGATGGGCAGCGGCGAGGtaaatgaaatgaagaatTGCTATGAGCTTCACTTATTAGCTGGCTTCGCCATTCATGTAGGAATTGTTGCTGTGCTTCTTGACTGTAGTTGTTTTCCTTAAGGCCACACGCTAGTGATCGACCAAAACCAGCTTTTGCAAGTCCAAGTGCTGTTTCAATGCCACAGCCTTTGACTCCACCcttaataaaaaaaagttatAATACAATTAATAGAAAGAATAAATTGGAAAATTACAGGATTGTAGTCGCCACCAACCAATAGTGCAATAAGAACCATATCCTCGCTATTCATCtgaagagcttgaagaatATCAGATGATCGATATACAACCACCTGTTCATCATCGGACACATCTTCATCGCTATTAAAATGCCATATTAAAATTTAGATTGAGTTGAGCTAAAAGTGTACTTACATTCGCAAGACAGTTGTGGTACCAAATACAATACTATCAGAGTCTTCTGTAAGAACGGCATCGAGATAGTCCTCCTTTGTAAGTCTGGCAAGCTCCGCTTCAGCTTCACCAGGTGCCTATTCCCATAATATGTATGAGCCGCCCAAGCCTTAGGCTACTGCAATAACCAATAAAGAACATACCTCACACCAAATAAAACCGTAAGCATCTAACAGCGATTTGAAATCAGCTTCAATCCAGTGGCGATTTCCCCTTATGTTCTTTTTGCGCTTTATACTTGGTTTGTTGGGGCcatcaaagacaaagatgGGCAGAATAGGAAGCGAGTATAGGCGGCTACAGCGAGCATTTAGAGTAGCAAGCTCCATATTCTTTGTAGCACCGTGTCGGTAGCATGCACGGTAAATCCACCCCCTATTGTCAATAACACCGAATCAATTTAtgtttttgaaaaagaaatcaacaaTATATACATACATTGCATCAACACCAAGCCTATATCCTCGGGTTCCTTGACGGTTTGACATAAATCCATCCTCAACAGCCAGACGTTGAAACGAGGCTCGTGTTGCTACAGGGTCTAGTAGCTACATAAATCCAATCTGTCAGCAGCTACGTGCAAGAGTCATAGAAAGTCATACGCACCTTCCACAGGCCTTTAACGCCCATCGTATGGAGGCTAAACGAAAGCTAGATCAATAGCGGACAAAAGATAGATATAAGATAAACCCACCCGAAATGTTTTGCAAATGTCTAAGCATCAATGTCTGTGAACAGAAACGCATACAGACCACGATAATGAGCCAAACTATTACAAAAGGGGTATTATTTGAGCAAAGATTGTGATCTACACAAAAAACTCAAGAGTTCTAGCTGTAATTTAAAATAAATCATATTAATTTTGTAAAAGCGGAGTAGTAGAACAAATGCACGGCAATAAACACCTCATGCTAGCCATACAGAAGCGCCTCGGCCCAGGGATGATCCTTAGTTTCTTCTGTACGGCTAGCATGTGGTGCCTAGCAGACACGGCAATATAATAGAATAATATTTTTCAGTACTTGAAAAGCACAACCATAGGCCTGTGTACGTGTCTGCATGCATGCGAAGAAAGGATTTGAGGTGGCGGCAGTGATGCaaggaaagatgatggatGGTGTGAATGTGTATCTATAGCTTATACTCAGTAATACGAATAAAATCAAGAATCAAAGAAGAGGGCACTGGCAGCCTAGTGTATGCCCAGGCATGAGTATTCCTGGGCTGCCATTGTGCGACGAAAAGGATGGGGGTATTCCATAATAAAGTATCAGAACACACCTAGATTCCAATTCTATCCTCTACGTAGCACCCTAAATCAAACAATCTAGCTTGCGCTGCAGGGCAATTTGCATGACTAAACGGCTCCGTTGAGCGACAacactgcaaaaaaaatgctAAGATACTTACCGGAGTGAGCCTCTTGACCAACCTACGAGACAGACGTATCTCATAAATTATAGCACCACACAGCTGATGGAGGGAGATGTGCATGGATGGGACgcaaggaggaggtgcatgAACGGGAGAGAGCAGGAATCATCGATTCAACCAACACGCGTGCCAGCACTACACGTGATTGGACGTGCTGATTGTAATTCACGCGACTCCTGTAAATTCACGCGACTCCTGTAAGATTCACGCGACTCCCTGGTTAAAACACGCGTTACGCACGTTGTATATGGCAGTGTCGTGCCTCGGCAGCAGGCATTAGTGTAGTACGTGAGATAACAAGGTGTGAACGTCATTCTCTCACTATGAACTGTCTTTTTTTACAGTAGAACTGTCTTTTATTGGCCCAATTGAGGTAAGCTTGATGCCGTATTTGCCTTCTGATCGTCATTTCTGAGCCTTGGCTCAATTTCGTAGTTTCCAATCTCGCCAATTAGTCAATACGTTAGTCACACCAATCCACGGCAATCCACCCTACGTAAAAAAGAATGTTTTATTGTTCAATTCTACGGTTATGGTGTGTAGTGCGGCATTGAACCTTAAGCTTAGCCAAACTCAAAACCCACTGCCCTCCTGCGAGGAATTTCTCTATGGAACGGGTCCCTTGAACGTGCTCCAGCAAACTCTAAGTTTTTACAGAAGGTCAGAATCTGAGTCGTAATAATATGTCATATTAGTTAGATCCGGTAAACTACAAATCAGCACGAATATGTAGCTTTAAAACAAGCCTTGTTCcccctctccttctttccatctttctGCGTCCGTCGTCGGTGTCAAAGCATCTCGAAAAAAATGCCTGTTGCAATTGATTCATCCGCCCTAGTATGGCAGTGAGTAGGGTTTTATGTACTATCTGGTCGCAAGCTTGCTCCATGCTTTTACTGTTACTTGTGCCCTCAGAacttttcgtttttcttgCTGCTGCCATCCCGAGGCCCTCCACGGCGACGCCGTTTGAACCCGTTTTGAGTGATCGAGGGCACCTCGGCACACCTCTCGTGCGAGGGTTGTGCGAGGGTTAGGGTCGATCGTAACGCTGTGACCGATGGCGCCGATCGCTTTGTCAGGCTGTGCCAACCGTCTTTCTGCTCGGTCGCAGCTGTACTTCTCTCGGAAAACGGACGGTTGACGCACGTGAGGAGGCGCGGCGTAACAGCCTGTCACCCCCCTCACTGTAAATGTGTCACGCTGACCGTCGTCTTCCATTTTGGGAAGGCGTGATGGTCGATCGTCACCTCGCTTTACGCATGTTTCGTACTCAACCTATTGCTCCCCGTTGCCTCTATACCTCTTTTATTCGCTTCTCCGTCTATCGTTACCGCTTTTGCTAATTTCTCTTAATTACAGATGCAACTATGACCTCATTTCCAAAGGCTTTGAAttgccagcagcagcaacatcaacaaaTCCGATCAGGAATCTCTATGGACCTACGCTTGTGTTGGCTCTCATCTTTGTCTTGACAGTCCTCGCTCTTCTTCCTGGGGCAATGGAAGAACTTCAAAGCATCAATAAGTCATCAATTCTGTTggaggttgatgttgagaaagGGCCGCCTCAGTCAGATGCAAGCAGGCTTCCGCTTCCCGCTCAGTCCAAAGGAGGTTCAGGGATCACGGTTTGCTACGTCGATGTGTGAGTCTTTCTGTTTTTACTTATATATTCCATTTCTAATGTAGTTTTATAGTTTTAATATGAAGAAAGCTGATTTGGTAGACCTGTGTCGCCAATACAAGCTTCCTGTTTCCGGTACAATCAAGGTTCTTATCGAGAGATTACAGGAGTTTAGTGGTCAGCGAGAACAATGGGACCGGTTAGCCTACTCTCTCTGTGCTTTCCTTCTAGGTGTTTATTATAGCTAATCTATTCCTACAAGACTCACTACAGGTGTTGCTCGTCGTTCTCATCTTGGGTTTAGCACCCATTCTTCTACAAAACCAACAGCCAGCCACAAAAAGTCAGTGCAGCGTCGTGAAaaaatgtttttggagtCAACAAATACAGAAAATGGCAATCCGAAATCTCTTCCATCTATTCTATCAACGGCAGTTCAGCCCTCTCATCAATGGTGTCAAACTCGTCGAGCTGCCGATCTTGATTGGGTACGCATGTTGTATATTTGTTTAGTTGCCCTACAACTCATACTAAGCCCTCATTTGATGCTACAGGCACGTTATATTGTCAATTTATACCCATATCGTAGAGAAGAAACTAGGAATAGGTTGGCAGAGCGTGATGCGGCACAATTTAATCAGAAACGACTGGTAAGTAGTAAACATTCTTATTATTGTTTTATCATTAATTGTATCTATATATCTAGTTCTCAAGCTCAAATGACGATGACGTTAAGGCTGGGATTGAGATAGCGAATGGCCATCTCTTAAAAATTGTCAACTGGGTTGAAGCTGGGACTACttctcctcatccaactcCATCGCCCTCTCATCAGCTTCAACCAAGCACATCCCACTTTTCGGTGGCAGCTACTAAGGATTTGCAAAATTCTCAAGGTCATTCAATTTCTGCTTCTACCACAACCACTCCTACTCGCACAGTAACTATGGCTAGTGGATCTATTACTTTTTCATCATCCGAtgttccaccaccacccgctgTTTCATTTGCTTCTGATATTCCTGGATTGAATCGCATGTGGGACGATACAAGCATTTATTGGGATGGATATTCTGTGCTTACAATTAAGGGAACGGCCATTCCTATTGTATACTGGAAGGAGATATACACCTCTAAGGGTAGTGTTGAATGGAAGCCGAAGCAGTGGGAGTCACTCAAAGGGAAATTTTTTGATTGGAAGGTAACTGGCTAATGTTCATTCTTGAATCTTGATGAATATGTTTTGACCGCTTTTTGCTCAGATTCTTGTCCATCAATGGCGACAAGGATCTCCCGAAGATTTCTGGGCTAAATTCACCAAAGACGGCAAGATACTGGGCTATCGTCAAATTCTTGATCAACTCGCTGAACAAAGAACTGCTCATGATGCACTTTTTGCACAACAGATTATGCACGAGTATGGTAATCAATTTTCATCTATTTTTTCTTATGTTAAGAATGGGACAAGACATGTCAAGACAAAACCTTGTCATATTATTAAGCAGTACCGTAGGATGAAGGGTCTCATTAACGAAGACGACAATGATGAGGATAATTAGTTGATTATGTTTTTGCTCCAATATCTTACATCAATTATATATAATTTTACTATGCACAGTGACATGTTCGTCCACACATAAAGCACTTGACTGCAGGTGGTTTATCAGAATTAAAAAAGTCTTCTCGACGCTGTGTTGGGTTATCATTCCAAGATATTAGATATCTCACAATAGTGAGATTAGAAAATTCAGTACTCCATCCACCCCATTCACAAATAGTGCGAATAGACCAACGTCTTTCTGATGAAAGGTATTGGCAACCACCACGACGGAAAGAGTGTGTTCCATATGGTATTGGATCAACGCCAATATCAAGAAGATTGTTTCGGAACAGCTCAAGAAATTGCTCTGATGTCTATTTGAATGAGAAATAAGTAGAAGCATTTGTATAAATAGCATACCATGGGTATGTTATCAGCCGATGGCCTATCCCCAGATGCAATCTTTCGAAAAATGTAGCCATCGGTAATCTCGCTTGCATCAAGCCAATTTGCCATTGCACGAACAGGACAAAGATGAGCCTCATTTTCTGCTAGTAACCGCAGATAAAATGGCTTAATTCCTAAAGAAATATATATTAGAATAGACTTCAAATAGTTTAAAAAAGTTTTACCGCCATGCTGATGTGTTTTGCGAAATGGTAGTGTAAGAACCAGTCCAGGTGGATTCATCTGATAAACAATATGTTCACGTCGGATTTTCAATACCTCATCTGATCGGAGTAGACAGAGAAAAGCAATTGTATAAATTGCCTCAAGAGCGCGTCGGGCtaatcctcctccccaatgGTTGCTATCTTGTTCTTTTCTAGACCCTGGAGCATAGGGTTTGATATCATAGTTTTCGGATTTATGATTTTCATCATAAAGAGCTTTTAGAGTAGCTGAGGTGATTGCGCGTGCACTTGTTGGTGTTTCACCATTTCGAATCTAAAAAGGAGATATATAGTCAAAACTACAGCCAATCAAGCAATTTGAGTGCAACTTGAACATTACCTTCCGAGCACGCAAACTCATCATGTATGTTGCTACGGTGTCGGATACTGATGGATTTCCTATCATTTTACCCGTAAGCTCATTTCTTCTCCACCTATCTGAGCCTAAACCAAGTTCACGTCCAAAAAGATATGTCATAGACGCTCTCATCTTTTGGCCATGTACATAGGAATCACGGACAACATGTGTTGGCTTTAAAGTTCCATCAAGATAAATATCATCGCATCTAGAAAATACGGtagtttgaaaaaaattccaatagAGAAAATCAATAAGCTTACTTGTCCATAATCCATGCCGCAATGAAAAAAGGTGCATCGTCGGGTGGATTGCAACAAGCAAAATCTTCACGTTTTTTAATCATGTTCTTGCTAATCAGAAACTTGATACATTGCTTGATAAGACTAGaataaaaacaaaataagCGCACTATTTAGAAATGAAGACAGGATAGTATTACCGCTGATAATCAGCATCAGTTTTGTCTGTGACTCCTTTAGATGCACCAGTAATTGTATCTCGCCACTTGGAAGCTGTTGGATTGTGGCTATCTAAATCTTCACTAGAAAGATCATGAAGTGACAGATTGGGCAGAGTCTCTGTTTCACCGTCGAGATCGTTTTCAACGTCTTCTGGTATAAATGGTTCATTTTCAATAGTAGGAGAAGGACTGCCAGATATAATGGAGTTTAGACCGGCATAGATTGAGTTTGAGGGCACCACCATTGAGGAAAGCATAGTAGGGATTAGATTTAAGAAATTGTAGCGGAAAGGAGTACACTGATTAGAATATATACTTTTGTAAAGCTTACTGCGGACAAAACAGATAGGAGTAGTAGACTCATTTGAAACACATTGTAAGAAGGCAATTTACAGCAAGGAGGCGATCTAGTGGCATTATGGTGAAGACACGCTCAAACAcgtaaaaaaacaaatataAGCCATACCTAATTCTAAATACCCTCCATCATATTACTTGGAATCCATGCACGTAGCTTTGGAAGACAATTTTGAATCCAAGAATCGACACTTGATTGATCAAATCGAGGATTTTCTTGAGCCGCTCGAAGCCTATTAATGCCATCTTGAATAATGTCTTTTGGAAAATCAATCTTGACACGTAATTCCGGAGAGCGCTTGCTAGATTGTCGCTTCCCAACAATTTGGCCAAAAAACATGTGGCCATAATAATGAAAGCCAATATCCCGAGCTCGAGCAATTTGCATTGCCGACCTAAGTGCAATTCCAGGAAGAATGCTGTTAGACAGGTGGCGTAACATAACCACAGCATCTGTACCCCATACGAAATGATCTTCGGCAAATAGCATCATGGCTGGAAGAGATAGTTGACGAGAAAAAAGAACTGGAATGAGATCATCGGATACAACAGGATGGAGATAATAGCTTAGTATATCGGAAGAGGGAAAGTCTGCCGGAAGATTGTGGGCCAAAGATGGGCAGCGGCGAGGtaaatgaaatgaagaatTGCTATGAGCTTCACTTATTAGCTGGCTTCGCCATTCATGTAGGAATTGTTGCTGTGCTTCTTGACTGTAGTTGTTTTCCTTAAGGCCACACGCTAGTGATCGACCAAAACCAGCTTTTGCAAGTCCAAGTGCTGTTTCAATGCCACAGCCTTTGACTCCACCcttaataaaaaaaagttatAATACAATTAATAGAAAGAATAAATTGGAAAATTACAGGATTGTAGTCGCCACCAACCAATAGTGCAATAAGAACCATATCCTCGCTATTCATCtgaagagcttgaagaatATCAGATGATCGATATACAACCACCTGTTCATCATCGGACACATCTTCATCGCTATTAAAATGCCATATTAAAATTTAGATTGAGTTGAGCTAAAAGTGTACTTACATTCGCAAGACAGTTGTGGTACCAAATACAATACTATCAGAGTCTTCTGTAAGAACGGCATCGAGATAGTCCTCCTTTGTAAGTCTGGCAAGCTCCGCTTCAGCTTCACCAGGTGCCTATTCCCATAATATGTATGAGCCGCCCAAGCCTTAGGCTACTGCAATAACCAATAAAGAACATACCTCACACCAAATAAAACCGTAAGCATCTAACAGCGATTTGAAATCAGCTTCAATCCAGTGGCGATTTCCCCTTATGTTCTTTTTGCGCTTTATACTTGGTTTGTTGGGGCcatcaaagacaaagatgGGCAGAATAGGAAGCGAGTATAGGCGGCTACAGCGAGCATTTAGAGTAGCAAGCTCCATATTCTTTGTAGCACCGTGTCGGTAGCATGCACGGTAAATCCACCCCCTATTGTCAATAACACCGAATCAATTTAtgtttttgaaaaagaaatcaacaaTATATACATACATTGCATCAACACCAAGCCTATATCCTCGGGTTCCTTGACGGTTTGACATAAATCC
Coding sequences:
- a CDS encoding Flap endonuclease GEN-like protein 1 (Flap endonuclease GEN homolog 1), which codes for MGVKGLWKLLDPVATRASFQRLAVEDGFMSNRQGTRGYRLGVDAMGWIYRACYRHGATKNMELATLNARCSRLYSLPILPIFVFDGPNKPSIKRKKNIRGNRHWIEADFKSLLDAYGFIWCEAPGEAEAELARLTKEDYLDAVLTEDSDSIVFGTTTVLRIDEDVSDDEQVVVYRSSDILQALQMNSEDMVLIALLVGGDYNPGGVKGCGIETALGLAKAGFGRSLACGLKENNYSQEAQQQFLHEWRSQLISEAHSNSSFHLPRRCPSLAHNLPADFPSSDILSYYLHPVVSDDLIPVLFSRQLSLPAMMLFAEDHFVWGTDAVVMLRHLSNSILPGIALRSAMQIARARDIGFHYYGHMFFGQIVGKRQSSKRSPELRVKIDFPKDIIQDGINRLRAAQENPRFDQSSVDSWIQNCLPKLRAWIPSNMMEGI
- a CDS encoding Flap endonuclease GEN-like protein 1 (Flap endonuclease GEN homolog 1), which gives rise to MGVKGLWKLLDPVATRASFQRLAVEDGFMSNRQGTRGYRLGVDAMGWIYRACYRHGATKNMELATLNARCSRLYSLPILPIFVFDGPNKPSIKRKKNIRGNRHWIEADFKSLLDAYGFIWCEAPGEAEAELARLTKEDYLDAVLTEDSDSIVFGTTTVLRIDEDVSDDEQVVVYRSSDILQALQMNSEDMVLIALLVGGDYNPGGVKGCGIETALGLAKAGFGRSLACGLKENNYSQEAQQQFLHEWRSQLISEAHSNSSFHLPRRCPSLAHNLPADFPSSDILSYYLHPVVSDDLIPVLFSRQLSLPAMMLFAEDHFVWGTDAVVMLRHLSNSILPGIALRSAMQIARARDIGFHYYGHMFFGQIVGKRQSSKRSPELRVKIDFPKDIIQDGINRLRAAQENPRFDQSSVDSWIQNCLPKLRAWIPSNMMEGI